In a single window of the Raphanus sativus cultivar WK10039 chromosome 9, ASM80110v3, whole genome shotgun sequence genome:
- the LOC108828507 gene encoding 60S ribosomal protein L3-1, whose amino-acid sequence MSHRKFEHPRHGSLGFLPRKRANRHRGKVKAFPKDDQTKPCKFTAFMGYKAGMTHIVRDVEKPGSKLHKKETCEAVTIIETPAMVVVGVVAYVKTPRGLRSLNTVWAQHLSEEVRRRFYKNWAKSKKKAFTGYAKQYESEEGKKSIQSQLEKMKKYGTVIRVLAHTQIRKMKGLKQKKAHMMEVQINGGTIAQKVDFAYSFFEKQIPIDAVFQKDEMIDVIGVTKGKGYEGVVTRWGVTRLPRKTHRGLRKVACIGAWHPARVSYTVARAGQNGYHHRTELNKKIYRLGKVGQETHTAMTEYDRTEKDVTPMGGFAHYGVVKDDYLMIKGCCMGPKKRVVTLRQSLLTQTSRLAMEQINLKFIDTSSKMGHGKFQTTQEKNKFYGRASAKA is encoded by the exons atgTCTCACAGGAAGTTTGAGCACCCAAGGCACGGTTCTCTTGGTTTCCTTCCCAGGAAAAGAGCTAACCGTCACAGAGGAAAAG TGAAGGCCTTCCCAAAGGATGACCAAACCAAGCCTTGCAAGTTCACAGCCTTCATGGGATACAAGGCCGGTATGACCCACATTGTTAGAGATGTCGAGAAGCCCGGATCCA AGCTTCACAAGAAGGAGACCTGTGAGGCTGTTACAATCATCGAGACACCTGCTATGGTTGTCGTTGGTGTTGTTGCCTACGTCAAGACTCCCCGTGGCCTTAGGTCTTTGAACACCGTCTGGGCACAGCACTTGAGTGAGGAGGTCAGGAGAAGGTTCTACAAGAACTGGGCCAAGTCCAAGAAGAAGGCCTTCACCGGGTACGCCAAGCAGTACGAGAGCGAGGAAGGCAAGAAGAGCATCCAGTCCCAGCtcgagaagatgaagaagtacGGAACTGTCATCCGTGTTTTGGCACACACTCAGATCAGGAAGATGAAGGGACTGAAGCAGAAGAAAGCTCACATGATGGAGGTCCAGATCAACGGTGGTACCATTGCCCAGAAGGTCGACTTTGCCTACAGCTTCTTCGAGAAGCAGATCCCCATCGATGCTGTTTTCCAGAAGGATGAGATGATTGATGTGATTGGTGTGACAAAGGGTAAAGGTTACGAAGGTGTTGTTACCCGTTGGGGTGTGACGAGGCTGCCACGTAAGACTCACAGGGGTCTGCGTAAGGTTGCTTGTATCGGTGCTTGGCATCCAGCTAGAGTCTCCTACACTGTTGCCAGAGCTGGTCAGAACGGTTACCATCACCGTACTGAATTGAACAAGAAGATTTACAGGTTGGGCAAGGTTGGTCAGGAGACCCACACTGCCATGACTGAATACGACAG GACCGAGAAGGATGTGACACCAATGGGTGGATTTGCACACTATGGTGTGGTGAAGGATGACTACTTGATGATCAAGGGATGCTGCATGGGTCCAAAGAAGAGGGTTGTGACTCTTAGACAGTCGTTGCTCACTCAGACATCCCGTCTTGCCATGGAGCAGATCAACCTCAAGTTTATCGACACTTCCTCAAAGATGGGACATGGCAAATTCCAGACTACCCAGGAGAAGAACAAGTTTTACGGCCGTGCCTCTGCCAAGGCTTAA